From a region of the Enterobacter sp. JBIWA008 genome:
- the fdxH gene encoding formate dehydrogenase subunit beta, which yields MAMETQDVIKRSATNPITPAPRARDYKAEVAKLIDVSSCVGCKACQVACSEWNDIRDEVGHCVGVYDNPADLSAKSWTVMRFSETEQNGRLEWLIRKDGCMHCEDPGCLKACPSAGAIIQYANGIVDFQQDNCIGCGYCIAGCPFNIPRLNKEDNRVYKCTLCVDRVSVGQEPACVKTCPTGAIHFGTKKEMLDVAQARVDKLKARGYQNAGIYNPQGVGGTHVMYVLHHNDQPELYHNLPKDPAIDTSINLWKGALKPLSAAGFIATFAGLIYHYIGIGPNKEVDDEEEEHHE from the coding sequence ATGGCGATGGAAACACAAGACGTTATCAAACGCTCCGCGACTAACCCGATAACTCCCGCGCCCCGCGCGCGGGATTACAAGGCAGAGGTTGCTAAGCTTATCGACGTCTCCTCCTGCGTGGGCTGTAAGGCCTGCCAGGTGGCCTGCTCGGAGTGGAACGACATTCGCGACGAGGTGGGGCACTGCGTTGGGGTATACGACAATCCGGCGGATCTGAGCGCCAAGTCCTGGACGGTGATGCGCTTTAGCGAAACCGAGCAGAACGGCAGGCTGGAGTGGCTCATCCGCAAAGACGGCTGCATGCACTGTGAGGATCCGGGCTGCCTGAAGGCGTGCCCGTCTGCTGGCGCGATTATTCAGTACGCCAATGGGATCGTCGACTTCCAGCAGGACAACTGCATCGGCTGCGGCTACTGCATCGCGGGCTGTCCGTTTAATATCCCGCGCCTCAATAAAGAGGATAACCGGGTATACAAATGCACCCTGTGCGTAGACCGCGTCAGCGTCGGGCAGGAGCCTGCCTGCGTGAAAACCTGTCCGACCGGGGCGATCCACTTCGGCACCAAAAAAGAGATGCTGGACGTGGCGCAGGCGCGGGTGGACAAGCTGAAAGCACGTGGCTACCAGAATGCGGGCATTTACAACCCGCAGGGCGTGGGCGGTACGCACGTGATGTATGTGCTACACCACAACGACCAGCCGGAGCTGTATCACAACCTGCCGAAGGATCCGGCGATCGATACCTCCATCAACCTGTGGAAAGGAGCGCTTAAACCGCTCTCGGCTGCGGGGTTTATCGCCACCTTTGCGGGGCTGATCTATCACTACATCGGGATCGGGCCAAACAAAGAGGTGGATGACGAGGAGGAGGAGCATCATGAGTAA
- a CDS encoding alkylhydroperoxidase domain protein, with product MSLSQDILAELAEIKPGSPLAEARATRDAATRHAQGSYEILFSQQDDDFALDERFAVAAKVARWHNAEALAAHYAGFGLADPTSDRLTPALNFARLLTFSPVEATPTSLKALTLAGWSKEGIVTLAQLIAFVSFQSRVIAGLRLLNDRPVAKSDAPVAAGVWHTTATTVTGKAAPVAFTQQELGWEPWIAAKPLADFRDDEVAILAKFGHTDSDYFRLLGRNLPVLEQRTLTDKGIFYTPGGLPRAERELAATVVSKINGCIYCASVHARKASQLSKDDAAVEALLAVRPGRSLSEGQPARWQAEIDFAAALSVTPPAATPLHLAALEKEGLDTLAQLDLVQSAAFFAWANRLMLALGEPWLA from the coding sequence ATGTCATTAAGTCAGGACATTCTCGCCGAGCTGGCGGAAATTAAACCCGGTTCCCCTCTGGCAGAGGCGCGCGCCACGCGTGATGCCGCTACGCGCCACGCCCAGGGCAGCTACGAAATCCTCTTTAGCCAGCAGGATGATGATTTTGCACTCGACGAGCGCTTTGCCGTGGCGGCAAAAGTCGCCAGGTGGCACAACGCGGAGGCGCTGGCCGCGCACTATGCAGGGTTTGGCCTGGCAGACCCGACCTCAGACCGTCTGACCCCGGCGCTTAACTTCGCTCGCCTGCTGACGTTCTCCCCCGTCGAAGCGACGCCGACATCGTTAAAGGCGCTGACCCTGGCGGGATGGAGCAAGGAAGGCATCGTTACCCTGGCGCAGCTTATTGCGTTTGTCAGCTTCCAGAGCCGGGTCATCGCCGGTCTGCGGCTGCTGAACGACAGGCCCGTCGCCAAAAGCGATGCACCGGTGGCGGCAGGCGTCTGGCACACGACCGCAACAACGGTCACCGGGAAGGCGGCCCCCGTCGCGTTTACCCAGCAGGAGCTGGGATGGGAACCGTGGATAGCGGCCAAACCGCTGGCGGACTTCCGTGACGACGAAGTTGCCATCCTGGCGAAGTTTGGCCATACCGATTCCGACTACTTCCGCCTGCTGGGGCGCAACCTGCCGGTGCTTGAACAACGCACGCTAACGGATAAAGGGATTTTTTACACGCCGGGGGGATTGCCGCGCGCCGAGCGCGAGCTGGCCGCAACGGTAGTCAGTAAAATCAACGGCTGCATTTACTGCGCATCTGTCCATGCGCGTAAAGCCAGCCAGCTGTCAAAGGATGACGCTGCGGTAGAGGCCCTGCTGGCCGTGAGGCCGGGGAGGTCCCTGAGCGAGGGGCAGCCCGCACGCTGGCAGGCGGAAATCGATTTTGCGGCGGCGCTGTCGGTCACGCCGCCTGCCGCTACGCCGCTGCACCTGGCCGCGCTGGAAAAAGAGGGGCTGGATACCCTGGCGCAGCTTGATCTGGTGCAGTCCGCGGCGTTCTTCGCCTGGGCCAACCGCCTGATGCTGGCCCTTGGTGAGCCCTGGCTTGCCTGA
- the araJ gene encoding MFS transporter AraJ, which produces MKKTIFSLALGTFGLGMAEFGIMGVLTELAHDTGITIPSAGNMISFYAFGVVIGAPIVALFSGKFSLKTTLLFLVAMCAVGNALFTFSTSYFWLAAGRLISGFPHGAIFGVGAIILSKIAPPGRVTVAVAGMIAGMTVANLVGVPLGTWLGHQFSWRYTFFLIAVFDALVILSVLLWVPDIRDTSEIKLTEQFHFLKKPEPWLIFAATMFGNAGVFAWFSFVKPFMVNVSGFPDGVMTIIMMLMGLGMVLGNLLSGKLSGRFSPLRIAATTDMVIVASLLLLFAFGELKTASLVMGFICCAGLFALSAPLQILLLQNAKGGEMLGAAGGQMAFNLGSAIGAYFGGMMITLGFSWNYVTLPAAILSFSAMSALLIYGHLRARRAQANARALA; this is translated from the coding sequence ATGAAAAAGACAATATTTTCGTTGGCGCTTGGCACATTTGGCCTGGGCATGGCTGAATTTGGCATTATGGGCGTGCTCACCGAGCTGGCGCACGACACCGGTATTACGATTCCCTCCGCCGGGAATATGATCTCGTTTTATGCCTTCGGCGTGGTGATAGGCGCCCCGATAGTGGCGCTGTTCTCAGGCAAGTTCTCGTTAAAAACCACGCTGCTGTTTCTGGTAGCCATGTGCGCGGTTGGGAACGCCCTGTTTACGTTTTCAACGTCGTATTTCTGGCTGGCGGCGGGGCGCTTAATTTCCGGCTTTCCGCACGGGGCTATTTTCGGCGTCGGGGCAATTATCCTGTCTAAAATTGCGCCGCCGGGTAGGGTGACGGTCGCGGTGGCCGGGATGATCGCCGGCATGACCGTGGCCAACCTGGTGGGCGTCCCGCTCGGCACCTGGCTCGGGCACCAGTTCAGCTGGCGCTATACCTTTTTTCTGATTGCCGTGTTCGATGCGCTGGTGATCCTCTCGGTTCTGCTCTGGGTGCCGGACATACGAGACACATCAGAAATCAAATTGACCGAGCAGTTCCACTTTCTGAAAAAACCAGAACCCTGGCTGATTTTTGCCGCCACCATGTTTGGCAACGCCGGGGTGTTCGCGTGGTTCAGCTTCGTTAAGCCGTTTATGGTCAACGTTTCGGGCTTCCCGGATGGCGTAATGACCATCATCATGATGCTGATGGGGCTTGGCATGGTGTTGGGCAATCTGCTGAGCGGTAAGCTCTCTGGGCGTTTTAGCCCGCTGCGCATTGCGGCCACCACCGACATGGTGATTGTCGCTTCATTGCTGCTGCTTTTTGCCTTTGGCGAACTGAAAACGGCCTCGCTGGTCATGGGCTTTATCTGCTGTGCCGGGCTGTTCGCGCTCTCTGCGCCGCTACAAATTCTGCTTCTGCAAAATGCGAAGGGCGGTGAGATGCTGGGGGCCGCGGGCGGGCAGATGGCGTTTAATCTCGGCAGCGCGATTGGCGCGTACTTTGGCGGGATGATGATTACTCTCGGCTTTAGCTGGAACTACGTCACGCTTCCTGCGGCGATACTCTCTTTCTCGGCCATGAGTGCACTGCTGATCTACGGTCACCTGCGGGCCAGACGGGCTCAGGCTAACGCTCGCGCGCTAGCCTGA
- a CDS encoding YbjP/YqhG family protein produces MKRIFLSFVILLVGCSSAANQDHSAQDATESFYKSYLSAYGSDEARPYPADELRKYVSADTLARINAIQEISEQELIESDYFTYTQDYSREWIPALRVENARPFLNGEVVQVTEGAGNGRSIHLEVFLRREGDAWKIYRVRDITNNHEHPIFNAGAITYAKAAAESAL; encoded by the coding sequence ATGAAAAGGATATTTTTATCATTCGTTATTTTGCTGGTGGGTTGTAGTTCTGCTGCCAATCAAGATCATAGTGCGCAAGATGCTACCGAATCATTTTATAAATCCTATCTTTCCGCATACGGTAGCGATGAAGCCAGGCCTTATCCTGCCGATGAACTGCGTAAATATGTTTCTGCAGATACTCTTGCTCGCATTAATGCCATTCAGGAAATCTCTGAACAAGAGTTAATAGAGTCTGACTATTTTACGTATACCCAGGATTACTCTCGCGAATGGATACCTGCGTTACGAGTGGAAAACGCCAGGCCATTTTTAAACGGTGAAGTAGTCCAGGTCACTGAAGGGGCAGGTAACGGGAGAAGCATACATCTTGAAGTATTTCTTCGTCGTGAAGGTGATGCATGGAAAATCTACCGCGTGCGTGACATAACGAACAATCATGAGCACCCCATTTTCAATGCTGGTGCTATTACATACGCCAAAGCAGCGGCAGAAAGCGCACTGTAA
- the fdnI gene encoding formate dehydrogenase-N subunit gamma, producing MSKSKMIVRTKFVDRACHWTVVICFFLVAVSGISFFFPTLQWLTETFGTPQMGRILHPFFGVLIFVVLMFMFVRFVHHNIPDKQDIPWVKGIVEVLKGNEHKVAKVGKYNAGQKMMFWTIMSMIFVLLVTGVIIWRPYFAHYFPIQVIRYALLIHATSAIILIHAILIHMYMAFWVKGSIKGMIEGKVSRRWAQKHHPRWYRDVERLEAKQESTEGMK from the coding sequence ATGAGTAAGTCGAAAATGATCGTGCGCACGAAGTTTGTCGACCGCGCCTGTCACTGGACGGTGGTGATCTGCTTCTTCCTGGTGGCGGTGTCGGGGATTTCGTTCTTCTTCCCGACGCTGCAGTGGCTGACCGAAACCTTCGGTACCCCGCAAATGGGGCGCATTCTGCACCCGTTCTTCGGCGTGCTGATTTTCGTGGTGCTGATGTTTATGTTCGTGCGTTTTGTTCACCATAACATCCCGGACAAGCAGGATATCCCGTGGGTGAAAGGGATCGTCGAAGTCCTGAAGGGTAACGAGCACAAGGTCGCGAAGGTGGGGAAATACAACGCCGGGCAGAAGATGATGTTCTGGACCATCATGAGCATGATTTTTGTGCTGCTGGTGACCGGCGTGATTATCTGGCGTCCGTATTTTGCGCACTACTTCCCGATTCAGGTGATTCGCTACGCGCTGCTGATCCACGCCACGTCGGCCATTATTCTGATCCACGCCATCCTGATCCATATGTATATGGCGTTCTGGGTGAAGGGATCGATTAAAGGGATGATTGAAGGAAAGGTGAGCCGCCGCTGGGCGCAGAAACACCACCCGCGCTGGTATCGTGATGTGGAACGTCTGGAAGCGAAACAGGAAAGCACAGAAGGAATGAAGTAA
- the ppk2 gene encoding polyphosphate kinase 2 — translation MGNKKKTSVAVDVAKNAPLKTKEYEQELRRLHVELVKLQQWVVAKGLKVCIVFEGRDGAGKGGTIKAITERVSPRVFRVVALPAPTEKEKSQLYFQRYVPHLPSAGEIVIFDRSWYNRAGVERVMGFCTEEQAEKFLDGAPVMEKAMVDAGIILLKYWLEVTPKEQERRLRDRINDGRKIWKLSPMDIKSFNLWDEYTLARDAMFEATDTAWAPWFVARSEDKKRVRLNIISHLLTQIPYKEIHVDKVDLPKRKIGKVKPTKYPFRYVEERF, via the coding sequence ATGGGAAACAAAAAGAAAACCAGTGTCGCTGTTGATGTCGCAAAGAATGCACCGCTCAAGACCAAAGAGTATGAACAAGAGCTACGTCGCCTGCACGTTGAACTGGTTAAGCTCCAGCAGTGGGTCGTCGCCAAAGGGCTCAAAGTGTGTATTGTTTTTGAAGGACGCGACGGGGCCGGCAAAGGCGGCACCATTAAAGCGATCACCGAGCGCGTCAGCCCTCGCGTGTTTCGCGTTGTTGCGCTCCCTGCGCCGACAGAAAAAGAAAAAAGCCAGCTCTACTTCCAGCGCTATGTGCCCCATCTGCCCTCGGCTGGCGAAATCGTGATCTTCGATCGCAGCTGGTACAACCGCGCGGGCGTGGAACGGGTGATGGGGTTCTGCACGGAGGAACAGGCGGAGAAATTTTTGGACGGCGCACCGGTCATGGAAAAAGCGATGGTGGATGCCGGTATCATCCTGCTGAAGTACTGGCTGGAGGTGACGCCCAAAGAGCAGGAGCGCCGCCTGCGCGACCGTATTAACGATGGCCGTAAAATCTGGAAGCTATCGCCGATGGATATTAAATCCTTTAACCTGTGGGACGAGTATACCCTCGCGCGCGACGCCATGTTTGAAGCCACCGATACCGCCTGGGCGCCGTGGTTTGTGGCGCGTTCAGAAGATAAAAAACGCGTGCGCCTGAATATTATTTCGCACCTGCTAACCCAAATTCCGTATAAAGAAATACACGTAGACAAGGTGGATTTACCGAAACGTAAAATCGGTAAAGTCAAACCCACGAAATACCCGTTCCGGTATGTGGAAGAGCGGTTCTGA